The Triticum dicoccoides isolate Atlit2015 ecotype Zavitan chromosome 6A, WEW_v2.0, whole genome shotgun sequence genome has a window encoding:
- the LOC119319536 gene encoding uncharacterized protein LOC119319536: MLIPTSQQPPEPPIMGSSPTSYKKATAALDEAARARLRGPFFGGTTPSSASGQEDDDDDGLVELVHEFYNGYGEDAVAKEAVAPRPASATWVDALQAALADATADAAAARIRAEAERAVVGAGPNVAGGEAVRKLVAARLRARGFDAGVCRSSWERGSSVPAGSHEYVDVVIAAGASTSRYIVEVNLAIEFETARPSAEYQELLLALPTVLVARPETFKEVAAAMCAAAAESIRGAGMHVPPWRRARYVQAKWSGKYKRAAAVAVAAAAPSGSPWEAVASSTAAAEARPRRGVPASGGPKHCGMEMGRREMAFGSTRPLMFRGL; encoded by the exons ATGCTTATTCCGACGTCGCAGCAACCGCCGGAGCCGCCGATCATGGGGTCCTCGCCGACGTCGTACAAGAAGGCCACAGCGGCGCTGGATGAGGCGGCGAGGGCGAGGCTGCGCGGCCCGTTCTTCGGCGGCACCACGCCGTCGTCCGCCTCCGGgcaggaggacgacgacgacgacggcctgGTGGAGCTGGTGCACGAGTTCTACAACGGGTACGGCGAAGACGCCGTCGCCAAGGAAGCCGTGGCGCCGCGGCCCGCTAGTGCCACGTGGGTCGACGCGCTGCAGGCGGCGCTGGCAGATGCGACGGCCGACGCGGCAGCGGCGCGTATCCGCGCCGAGGCGGAGCGCGCCGTCGTGGGTGCGGGGCCGAACGTCGCTGGCGGTGAAGCGGTCAGGAAGCTCGTCGCCGCCCGGCTCCGTGCGAGAGGGTTCGATGCCG GTGTCTGCAGATCGTCGTGGGAAAGAGGAAGCAGCGTGCCGGCGGGCAGCCACGAGTACGTGGACGTGGTGATCGCAGCCGGCGCGTCGACGTCGCGGTACATCGTCGAGGTCAACCTCGCCATCGAGTTCGAGACGGCGAGGCCCAGCGCCGAGTACCAGGAGCTCCTCCTCGCCCTGCCCACGGTGCTCGTGGCGAGGCCGGAGACGTTCAAGGAGGTGGCCGCGGCAATGTGCGCGGCGGCAGCGGAGTCCATCCGGGGCGCGGGCATGCACGTGCCGCCATGGAGGCGCGCGCGGTACGTGCAGGCCAAGTGGTCCGGCAAGTACAAGCGAGCggcggccgtggccgtggccgcggCCGCGCCGTCGGGGTCGCCATGGGAAGCTGTGGCGAGCAGCACTGCAGCGGCCGAAGCTCGCCCGCGCCGCGGCGTGCCGGCATCCGGCGGCCCGAAGCATTGCGGGATGGAGATGGGCCGCAGGGAGATGGCGTTCGGGAGCACGAGGCCGCTGATGTTCAGAGGGTTGTGA
- the LOC119317678 gene encoding protein-tyrosine-phosphatase IBR5-like: MRKRERENPCGVCGHYHKCEEGEICGVCGHRPAAADAVAPARVDSAFPSEVLKGFLFLGSYDNASRSEVLKTLNITHILNTVPDCHNLYRNSFTYHCLQDDKTLDFDGATQFLEQCERGASRVLVHCMSGKNRSAAVVTAFLMKSRGWRLAPSLQWVKDRRPQVQITEASQCQLVEYEQKLFGPSAGSPAQTTVLTDSFPSLGFGFPQPSGDIQVPAFNQTPVPSIFERAGPNNVPSNFTFGAEGSMGVGVGPAAGISNGAVTPASTDNQMDSS, encoded by the exons ATGAGGAAGCGCGAGAGGGAGAACCCGTGCGGGGTCTGCGGGCACTACCACAAGTGCGAGGAAGGGGAGATATGCGGGGTCTGCGGCCACAGGCCGGCCGCGGCGGACGCGGTGGCCCCGGCGAGGGTCGACTCCGCCTTCCCCTCCGAGGTGCTCAAGGGCTTCCTCTTCCTCGGCAGCTACGACAACGCCTCCCGCTCCGAGGTCCTGAAGACGCTCAACATCACCCACATCCTCAAC ACTGTGCCGGATTGCCATAATCTTTACCGGAATTCATTCACTTACCACTGCCTCCAAGATGATAAAACATTGGATTTTGATGGTGCTACTCAGTTTCTAG AGCAATGTGAAAGAGGGGCTTCACGTGTTCTTGTCCATTGCATGTCTGGGAAAAACAG GTCAGCTGCTGTGGTTACAGCCTTCTTGATGAAGTCTAGAGGGTGGAGACTTGCACCGTCTCTCCAGTGGGTAAAAGATCGACGGCCACAGGTCCAAATAACAGAAG CTTCTCAGTGTCAGCTTGTTGAGTATGAACAGAAGCTCTTTGGACCCAGTGCTGGCTCGCCAGCTCAGACCACGGTCCTAACCGACTCATTTCCTTCACTTGGATTTGGTTTCCCACAACCATCAGGTGACATCCAAGTGCCTGCGTTCAACCAGACTCCTGTGCCATCCATTTTCGAGCGAGCCGGCCCAAACAATGTTCCCAGTAACTTCACTTTCGGAGCCGAGGGTTCAATGGGAGTGGGAGTCGGCCCTGCCGCAGGGATCAGCAATGGCGCAGTCACCCCAGCTTCGACGGATAACCAGATGGACAGCTCTTAA
- the LOC119317679 gene encoding aspartyl protease family protein At5g10770-like, which translates to MASSPLASPARRALLLSSFLLCFLPRHVAAGAAGAAGYVTVSTASFAASSATCDEPGPVIPPRQGNGTLAVLRLAHRHGPCGPSAASAVAAPSFAEVQRADQRRVEYIQGRLSGGGGARGASKGGLQQRQQQLAAGSRSATVPTTMGVGTFQYVVTVSLGTPGVSQTMEVDTGSDVSWVQCKPCAAPACYSQRDQLFDPAKSSTYSAVPCGAGACSDLGIYQAGCSGTQCGYVVSYGDGSNTTGVYGSDTLALTPGSTVGTFLFGCGHAQAGLFAGIDGLLALGRQAMSLKSQASGAYGGVFSYCLPSKPSSAGYLTLGGPSSASGFATTGLLTAWSAPTFYMVMLAGISVGGQPVAVPASAFAGGTVVDTGTVITRLPPTAYAALRSAFRGAIAPYGYPPAPANGILDTCYDFSRYGVVTLPTVALTFSGGATLALEAPGILSSGCLAFAPNGGDGDAAILGNVQQRSFAVRFDGGTVGFMPSAC; encoded by the exons ATGGCCTCCTCCCCCCTCGCCTCCCCGGCCCGCCGCGCCCTCCTCTTGTCGtcgttcctcctctgcttcctgccGCGCCATGTTGCCGCCGGCGCCGCTGGGGCGGCGGGCTACGTCACCGTCTCCACCGCCAGCTTCGCCGCGTCGAGCGCGACCTGCGACGAACCCGGCCCAG TGATCCCGCCGCGGCAGGGGAACGGCACGCTGGCGGTGCTGCGGCTGGCGCACCGGCACGGCCCGTGCGGCCCGTCggcggcgtcggcggtggcggcCCCGTCGTTCGCCGAGGTGCAACGCGCGGACCAGCGGCGAGTGGAGTACATCCAGGGGCGGTTGTcggggggcggcggcgcgcggggggCGAGTAAGGGGGGCctgcagcagcggcagcagcagctcgCGGCCGGCTCCAGGTCGGCGACGGTGCCGACCACCATGGGCGTCGGCACGTTCCAGTACGTGGTGACGGTGAGCCTGGGCACGCCCGGCGTGTCGCAGACGATGGAGGTGGACACGGGCAGCGACGTGTCGTGGGTGCAGTGCAAGCCCTGCGCCGCGCCGGCGTGCTACAGCCAGAGGGACCAGCTCTTCGACCCGGCCAAGTCGTCCACCTACTCCGCCGTGCCCTGCGGCGCGGGTGCGTGCTCGGACCTTGGGATCTACCAGGCCGGCTGCTCGGGGACTCAGTGCGGGTACGTGGTCAGCTACGGCGACGGGTCCAACACCACCGGCGTGTACGGCTCCGACACGCTGGCGCTGACGCCGGGCAGCACGGTGGGCACGTTCCTCTTCGGCTGCGGTCACGCGCAGGCGGGGCTGTTCGCCGGCATCGACGGGCTCCTCGCGCTCGGCCGGCAGGCCATGTCGCTCAAGTCGCAGGCGTCGGGCGCGTACGGCGGGGTCTTCTCCTACTGCCTCCCTTCCAAGCCGAGCTCCGCGGGGTACCTGACGCTGGGCGGGCCGAGCAGCGCGTCGGGGTTCGCGACGACGGGGCTGCTGACGGCGTGGTCCGCGCCGACGTTCTACATGGTGATGCTCGCGGGCATCAGCGTGGGCGGGCAGCCGGTGGCCGTCCCGGCGTCGGCGTTCGCGGGAGGGACGGTGGTGGACACGGGCACGGTGATCACGCGGCTGCCGCCGACGGCGTACGCGGCGCTGCGGTCGGCGTTCCGCGGCGCCATCGCGCCCTACGGGTACCCGCCCGCCCCCGCCAACGGGATCCTGGACACCTGCTACGACTTCAGCCGGTACGGCGTGGTGACGCTGCCGACGGTGGCGCTGACGTTCAGCGGCGGCGCGACGCTGGCCCTGGAGGCCCCCGGGATCCTGTCGAGCGGGTGCCTCGCGTTCGCGcccaacggcggcgacggcgacgccgCCATCCTCGGCAACGTGCAGCAGCGCTCCTTCGCGGTGCGCTTCGACGGCGGCACCGTCGGGTTCATGCCCAGCGCGTGCTGA